Proteins encoded together in one Simkaniaceae bacterium window:
- the cmk gene encoding (d)CMP kinase gives MIITIDGPSGTGKTTTAKLVAEQLGFLYLDTGAMYRAFALYILNRKLPIDEKNWPEDIFQQFHFSMKVEGSRKKYFLSDQDVTSDIRSANVTKYSSEIAKFESVRHHIVALQRQFAQGQDVVMEGRDLGSVVFPHAECKFFLKARSYVRAERRFAELKEKFPDQVKAITVEKILEEQSIRDANDSNRKISPLICPEDAIVVDTSDFTIGEVVQQIVNRVKKSRRQDTVWGKIAYYTVRGLVNLCIRCFYHIKVYGKENIIDGAAIIASNHTSFLDPPIISCCCPKSLHFLARASLFKHFFFGRIISFLNAHPITGGVSDISLFSSIERLILQGKKVVMFPEGRRARSKQIEPFKRGLGWIVGRTGAPVIPVYIHGAFEVWPRSRKLPKLFKTMICIFGKPIYFSERGSLNDKQYQAQIASQVEMAVRALQQEVESNLLR, from the coding sequence ATGATTATCACAATTGATGGCCCCTCGGGAACCGGCAAAACAACAACTGCAAAATTAGTTGCTGAGCAGTTGGGTTTTTTATATCTCGATACAGGGGCAATGTATCGGGCTTTTGCCCTTTATATTCTAAACCGTAAACTTCCCATAGATGAGAAGAATTGGCCTGAAGATATTTTTCAACAATTTCACTTTTCTATGAAAGTAGAAGGATCTAGAAAAAAGTATTTTTTATCGGATCAAGACGTTACTTCAGATATTCGTTCGGCAAATGTGACAAAGTATTCATCCGAAATTGCCAAGTTTGAAAGTGTACGACATCATATTGTTGCTTTGCAAAGACAGTTTGCTCAAGGGCAGGATGTTGTAATGGAGGGGAGAGATTTAGGATCTGTCGTTTTTCCGCATGCTGAGTGTAAGTTCTTTTTAAAAGCTCGATCATACGTCCGAGCTGAACGGCGATTTGCCGAGCTCAAAGAAAAATTTCCTGATCAAGTTAAGGCAATCACAGTTGAAAAAATATTAGAAGAGCAATCGATTCGCGATGCGAATGATTCTAATCGCAAGATTTCTCCCTTAATTTGTCCCGAAGATGCCATTGTCGTCGATACTTCGGATTTTACAATTGGCGAAGTTGTACAACAAATCGTCAATCGAGTGAAGAAATCTAGGCGTCAGGATACTGTATGGGGGAAAATCGCTTATTACACTGTTCGAGGACTTGTTAATCTTTGTATTAGGTGTTTTTATCATATCAAGGTTTATGGCAAAGAGAATATTATCGATGGTGCAGCGATTATTGCTTCTAATCATACATCCTTTTTAGATCCGCCTATTATTTCGTGTTGTTGTCCTAAATCACTACATTTCTTAGCCCGCGCTTCCTTATTTAAGCATTTCTTTTTTGGTCGCATTATTTCATTTTTAAATGCTCATCCAATTACCGGAGGGGTCAGTGATATCTCTTTGTTTTCTTCGATTGAACGCCTCATCTTGCAAGGAAAGAAAGTCGTAATGTTCCCGGAGGGTCGTCGGGCGAGATCAAAGCAGATTGAGCCTTTTAAAAGAGGGCTTGGTTGGATAGTTGGGAGGACAGGTGCTCCGGTTATCCCTGTTTATATCCACGGCGCTTTTGAGGTATGGCCAAGAAGTAGAAAGTTGCCAAAACTGTTCAAAACAATGATTTGCATTTTTGGGAAGCCCATCTATTTTTCAGAGAGGGGATCATTGAATGATAAACAGTATCAAGCGCAGATTGCATCTCAAGTTGAGATGGCTGTTCGAGCTTTGCAGCAAGAGGTTGAAAGCAATTTGTTGCGCTAG
- a CDS encoding phosphatidate cytidylyltransferase, giving the protein MKKVAFKDLRHRTWVSVLLSILAVVLIYFSTQPLIQLFLTLVLTGIILVADFEWMAMIKKKRCQVYPKLIVGFTVLWMLSTYLSVIGYRMMPFNMLIIALFIFFLSTGHFKQIPNAIYSISAGLFGIAYIVIPISLILYIVYPHSIGLTDNGRVWLAFLLVVTKIADIGGYFIGKIWGKHKLAPHLSPKKTIEGALGGLCLSLIASICFFLIGRFLPQMQFSLTLFQSIILGLLLGVLGQLGDLSESLFKRDAQIKDSNTIPGIGGVLDMFDSLIFTIPALYLFLVLV; this is encoded by the coding sequence ATGAAGAAAGTGGCATTTAAGGATTTGAGGCATCGAACTTGGGTATCGGTATTACTTAGTATATTAGCGGTTGTGCTTATTTATTTTTCTACGCAACCACTGATCCAGTTGTTTTTAACTCTTGTATTGACAGGTATTATTTTAGTTGCAGATTTTGAGTGGATGGCAATGATCAAAAAAAAACGGTGTCAAGTCTATCCAAAATTAATTGTCGGATTTACTGTGCTTTGGATGTTGTCGACTTATCTTTCGGTCATTGGCTACCGAATGATGCCATTTAATATGCTCATCATAGCCTTATTTATTTTCTTCTTGTCAACGGGCCATTTTAAACAAATTCCTAATGCAATCTACTCGATTAGCGCCGGTTTATTTGGTATTGCCTACATTGTCATTCCAATTAGCTTAATTTTATATATCGTTTATCCCCACTCAATAGGATTAACTGATAATGGAAGAGTGTGGCTGGCTTTCCTCCTCGTGGTGACAAAAATAGCTGATATAGGAGGCTATTTTATTGGGAAGATCTGGGGGAAGCACAAACTTGCGCCGCACTTAAGCCCTAAAAAAACAATTGAGGGTGCTCTTGGCGGTTTGTGTTTGTCGCTCATCGCATCTATTTGCTTCTTTTTAATAGGACGATTTCTTCCTCAAATGCAGTTTTCTTTAACTCTCTTTCAGTCTATAATACTCGGTTTACTACTAGGGGTTTTGGGGCAGTTGGGAGATTTATCAGAGTCTCTCTTTAAAAGAGACGCTCAGATAAAAGATAGCAATACCATCCCGGGGATTGGTGGTGTTTTAGATATGTTTGATTCATTAATTTTTACAATACCGGCGCTTTACTTATTTTTAGTGCTGGTTTGA